One Candidatus Ornithobacterium hominis genomic region harbors:
- the msrB gene encoding peptide-methionine (R)-S-oxide reductase MsrB, whose product MKEQPTYQVQKSETEWRKQLSEEEYYVLREAGTERPHSGKFNLHFEEGIYTCKACGEELFGSDSKFESHCGWPSFDKSIAKGKIVERLDKSHGMMRMEILCGNCGSHLGHVFTDGPTATGLRYCVNSISLEFKEEKE is encoded by the coding sequence GTGAAAGAACAGCCAACCTATCAGGTTCAGAAATCAGAAACAGAATGGAGAAAGCAATTGAGCGAAGAAGAATACTATGTATTGCGAGAAGCAGGGACAGAACGTCCGCACTCGGGGAAGTTTAATCTTCATTTTGAAGAAGGCATCTATACCTGTAAGGCTTGTGGTGAAGAACTTTTTGGGAGTGATAGTAAATTTGAGTCACACTGCGGCTGGCCGAGTTTTGATAAATCGATAGCAAAAGGCAAAATTGTAGAACGCTTGGATAAATCTCACGGAATGATGCGTATGGAAATTCTGTGTGGAAATTGTGGTTCGCATCTAGGGCACGTCTTTACCGATGGGCCTACCGCGACAGGTTTGCGCTATTGTGTTAACTCTATTTCGCTGGAATTTAAAGAAGAAAAGGAATAA